In Dyadobacter sp. NIV53, a single window of DNA contains:
- a CDS encoding ABC transporter permease codes for MLKNYLKIAFRNLVKSKGYSLINIVGLAVGMACTVLIFLVVRHETSYDLSQSKGNRIYRIEQENIKESQSYPGTYTGMANALRTDMPEAELTVPLLKRGGSTFSVAGKDKRFKETFVFTDQTVFQLLDYQWVSGSEDHSLAEPNTIVLTRNYAIKYFGTTDIVGRTIRLDNKQDLLITGVIENYPATTSFPFDLLVSIPTIKSINPDFDLDKWNGFDDNFQVFILLKNGVNPKNLTQRFSSIVVKYMGREALSKKRFFLNQLSEIHYSGNLGGRAANVSLLKTLSFIGLLVLLIACFNFINLSTAQAFKRAKEVGIRKAIGSSRKLLVYQFLAEAGLITIFGVLLTVIIIMIALPAVASTLVVPLTTSDLLNWQTAFFTTGLAAITTILAGIYPAFRLSGMAPIRALKSNALSNERQIFSMRQGLVVVQFTVSLVLISCALLINRQLAFFQNADLGFDKSAIITVGLPDNKPEKLSSLRHQLMESPQIKDVSFSFNSASAETNWMQGIEYRKGLEITEIKTQMKMGDSHYLNTYGIELIAGEKLKDADTLNFKVIVNEVFLSRAGIFRPQDAIGQRIHFGDSEQYITIVGVTKNFNVNSLHQKIDPTLIQVVPNHFYQAGIKLASEKPTAEALKTALSHIEKAWTIAYPNQVFEYSFLDETLAEAYQSETRTAKLIEASTFLAILIACLGLYGLATFTAEQRTKEIGVRKILGASVGSLIALLSKNFLKLVLIAIVIASPIAWYAMNKWLQNFEFKIEIRWWIFAFTGLLMATITLITVSFQSIRAALMNPVKSLRSE; via the coding sequence ATGCTAAAAAACTATCTAAAAATCGCCTTTCGAAATCTTGTGAAAAGCAAGGGATATTCGCTGATCAATATTGTTGGATTGGCAGTAGGTATGGCTTGCACCGTTCTGATTTTCCTGGTTGTCCGACATGAAACCAGTTATGATTTATCCCAATCAAAAGGGAACCGTATTTATCGGATAGAGCAGGAAAATATCAAGGAAAGCCAAAGTTACCCCGGTACTTACACAGGCATGGCAAATGCTTTACGGACCGATATGCCTGAAGCGGAACTGACAGTTCCTCTTTTAAAAAGAGGCGGCAGTACTTTTTCCGTAGCAGGCAAGGATAAGCGTTTCAAGGAAACGTTTGTATTTACAGATCAAACAGTATTTCAGTTGCTTGACTACCAATGGGTTTCCGGCAGTGAAGATCACTCATTGGCTGAACCAAACACTATTGTTCTCACACGGAATTATGCAATAAAGTATTTTGGTACAACCGATATTGTTGGCAGAACCATCCGGCTTGATAATAAACAGGATCTTTTAATAACCGGTGTTATCGAAAATTATCCTGCCACAACCAGTTTTCCATTTGATCTGCTCGTTTCGATTCCAACAATAAAAAGTATCAATCCGGACTTTGATCTGGACAAATGGAACGGCTTTGATGACAACTTTCAGGTATTTATTTTATTGAAAAATGGCGTTAATCCAAAAAATCTGACCCAGCGTTTTTCTTCAATCGTGGTTAAATACATGGGCAGGGAGGCATTATCGAAAAAACGCTTTTTCCTAAATCAATTATCAGAAATTCATTATTCAGGCAATCTGGGTGGCCGGGCCGCAAATGTAAGTTTACTCAAAACACTTTCATTTATCGGTTTGCTCGTTTTACTGATAGCCTGTTTCAATTTTATAAATCTCAGCACGGCGCAGGCATTCAAGCGTGCAAAAGAAGTAGGAATTCGTAAAGCCATTGGAAGTAGCCGAAAATTGCTTGTCTATCAATTTCTTGCAGAAGCAGGTTTGATTACGATCTTCGGAGTTTTGCTGACTGTTATAATTATAATGATTGCTTTACCTGCCGTTGCATCCACGCTGGTTGTTCCACTCACAACGTCCGATCTGTTGAATTGGCAAACCGCCTTCTTTACAACGGGTCTGGCAGCCATAACAACCATTCTGGCTGGCATTTATCCGGCTTTCCGGTTGTCAGGAATGGCACCGATCCGGGCACTGAAAAGTAATGCACTATCTAACGAAAGGCAGATTTTTTCAATGCGGCAGGGTTTGGTAGTTGTCCAATTTACTGTTTCATTGGTGCTGATCAGCTGTGCTTTGCTTATCAACCGGCAGCTCGCATTTTTTCAAAATGCAGATTTGGGATTTGATAAATCCGCCATCATAACGGTTGGACTTCCTGACAATAAACCGGAAAAGCTGAGTTCACTTCGTCATCAATTGATGGAATCGCCTCAGATAAAAGACGTAAGTTTTTCTTTCAACAGTGCCTCCGCCGAAACCAACTGGATGCAGGGAATTGAATACCGTAAAGGATTGGAAATAACAGAAATAAAAACACAGATGAAAATGGGAGATTCTCATTATCTGAATACTTATGGCATTGAGTTAATAGCTGGAGAAAAATTAAAGGATGCCGATACGCTGAATTTCAAAGTGATTGTTAATGAAGTTTTTCTAAGTCGTGCAGGTATTTTCCGGCCTCAGGATGCCATTGGACAAAGGATACATTTTGGTGATAGTGAGCAATATATAACGATTGTTGGTGTTACTAAAAATTTTAATGTTAATTCCCTGCACCAGAAAATTGATCCGACGCTGATACAAGTTGTACCGAATCACTTCTATCAGGCAGGTATTAAACTGGCAAGTGAAAAACCGACTGCTGAAGCGTTAAAAACCGCTTTATCGCACATCGAAAAAGCATGGACTATCGCCTATCCCAATCAGGTATTTGAATACAGTTTTCTGGATGAAACGCTGGCGGAGGCCTATCAGTCTGAAACGAGAACTGCAAAACTTATTGAAGCATCCACATTTTTAGCCATTTTAATTGCTTGTCTTGGTTTGTACGGACTCGCAACATTTACAGCAGAACAACGTACCAAAGAAATTGGTGTACGCAAAATATTAGGAGCATCCGTGGGAAGTCTTATTGCTTTATTATCAAAGAATTTCCTGAAACTGGTGTTGATTGCTATCGTCATTGCATCACCCATTGCCTGGTATGCCATGAACAAATGGCTGCAAAATTTCGAGTTTAAGATCGAGATCAGATGGTGGATATTTGCCTTTACAGGACTATTAATGGCAACCATCACCCTGATCACCGTCAGTTTCCAAAGTATCAGGGCAGCATTAATGAACCCGGTAAAAAGTTTGCGAAGCGAGTAG
- a CDS encoding ABC transporter permease — translation MIRNYFKIAWRNLLKNISYSVINIGGLAVGMAVALLIGLWIYDELSFDRYHKNHGRIAQVMQHVSFDVEKATYDVTPIPLAEEIRSKYPDFKSVSLSKRQGFILSSGDKKLAKTGNSVEPDFIEMMSLSMLEGSGAGLNDVNSIMISKSLSEAFFGSGNPLNQMIKVDNKLTVKVTGVYEDFRANSSFKEVFFLTPWDFAVAKDDWIKNSLIEWDNNSFQIYAQIKDGADFDKVSAKIKDARMTRDNPPGYKPEFFLQPMDRWHLYSDFKNGVNIGGLIQFVWLFGIIGVFVLLLACINFMNLSTARSEKRAKEIGIRKAVGSLRTQLIGQFLSESLLVAVLAFVISLFLAALALPFFNEVADKQMSILWTNPWFWLAGIAFSLATGLIAGSYPALYLSSFQPLKVLKGKFSVGRFAAIPRKTLVVMQFTVSVTLIIGTIIVFRQIQHVKNRPIGYSRDGLIEIKMNTPELFGHYEALRNELKNTGAVKEMSESSGAVTAQDGGTTDISWEGKSPEAHPLVMSNSVTHDYGNTIGWQLKDGRDFSRSFSTDTSSMILNEAAVKLMGFKKPVDSFVKASGKQYKVVGVIRDIIKENPFSPVNPSFFVLNYKNTSMINIKLAPNLSANEALAKVENVFKKYNPGSPFTYNFADEEYAKKFGTEERIGKLTTFFAILAVFISCLGLFGLASFVAEQRTKEIGIRKVLGASVANLWQMLSMDFVSLVVVSCLISIPLAWYFMNGWLEKYKYHTEISWWIFAATGAGALTITLLTVSYQAIRAALMNPVKSLRSE, via the coding sequence ATGATAAGAAACTATTTCAAAATCGCCTGGCGGAACCTGCTGAAAAACATCAGTTATTCAGTTATTAATATTGGCGGGCTGGCTGTCGGCATGGCAGTCGCGCTGCTTATTGGTTTGTGGATTTATGATGAATTATCATTTGACAGATACCACAAAAATCATGGCCGGATTGCCCAGGTTATGCAACATGTGAGTTTCGATGTAGAAAAGGCAACTTACGATGTTACACCAATTCCATTGGCAGAGGAAATCCGCAGTAAATACCCGGATTTTAAATCTGTGAGTTTGTCTAAAAGACAAGGATTTATTCTTTCTTCAGGGGATAAAAAACTGGCGAAAACCGGTAATTCCGTTGAGCCGGATTTTATTGAAATGATGTCGCTCAGCATGCTTGAAGGCAGCGGAGCCGGTTTAAATGATGTTAATTCAATTATGATTTCCAAATCTTTGTCAGAGGCATTTTTCGGATCGGGGAATCCATTAAACCAAATGATTAAAGTTGATAATAAACTAACGGTAAAAGTTACCGGCGTTTATGAGGATTTCCGCGCTAACAGTTCATTCAAAGAAGTATTTTTTCTTACTCCATGGGATTTTGCTGTAGCGAAAGATGACTGGATAAAAAATTCATTAATTGAATGGGATAATAATTCATTCCAAATTTATGCACAGATTAAAGACGGAGCTGATTTTGATAAAGTTTCTGCCAAAATTAAGGATGCGCGGATGACAAGAGATAATCCTCCCGGATACAAACCCGAGTTTTTCCTGCAACCCATGGATCGCTGGCACTTGTACTCCGATTTTAAAAATGGCGTAAACATTGGAGGATTGATTCAGTTTGTTTGGTTATTTGGTATTATCGGCGTTTTTGTACTGCTTTTGGCCTGCATTAATTTCATGAACCTGAGCACGGCCCGCTCCGAAAAACGTGCAAAAGAAATCGGGATCAGGAAAGCTGTTGGTTCCCTGCGTACACAATTAATCGGTCAGTTTTTGAGTGAATCGTTGCTGGTAGCAGTATTGGCTTTTGTAATATCCCTGTTTTTGGCAGCACTTGCTTTGCCATTCTTTAATGAAGTAGCCGACAAACAAATGTCAATATTGTGGACAAACCCATGGTTTTGGCTGGCTGGAATAGCGTTTAGCCTGGCAACAGGGCTTATTGCGGGAAGTTACCCGGCTCTTTATCTGTCGTCTTTTCAGCCACTGAAAGTTCTTAAGGGTAAATTTAGTGTGGGGCGCTTTGCAGCAATTCCACGCAAAACCCTGGTAGTTATGCAATTCACTGTTTCTGTTACTTTAATCATCGGGACTATCATTGTTTTTCGCCAGATACAGCATGTGAAAAACCGTCCGATAGGTTACAGCCGGGATGGCTTAATTGAGATCAAAATGAATACACCGGAACTTTTCGGACATTATGAAGCCTTGCGAAACGAGCTGAAAAACACAGGCGCTGTAAAAGAAATGTCGGAATCGTCTGGTGCAGTGACTGCTCAGGATGGTGGTACCACTGATATTTCATGGGAGGGTAAAAGTCCGGAAGCGCATCCATTAGTGATGTCGAACAGTGTGACACATGATTATGGAAATACCATTGGCTGGCAATTGAAGGACGGGCGTGATTTTTCAAGAAGTTTTTCAACAGACACTTCTTCCATGATATTAAATGAAGCCGCTGTAAAACTGATGGGTTTTAAAAAGCCCGTTGATTCGTTTGTCAAGGCAAGTGGCAAACAGTACAAAGTTGTCGGCGTCATCAGGGATATAATTAAGGAGAATCCTTTTTCACCTGTAAATCCTTCATTTTTTGTACTCAATTATAAAAATACGAGTATGATCAATATAAAACTTGCACCAAACCTTAGTGCGAATGAAGCTCTTGCCAAGGTCGAAAATGTATTTAAAAAATACAATCCGGGCAGTCCCTTTACATATAATTTTGCAGATGAAGAGTACGCCAAAAAATTTGGGACGGAAGAGCGGATTGGTAAGCTTACTACATTCTTTGCTATTCTGGCGGTCTTTATTTCCTGCTTAGGCCTTTTCGGGTTGGCGTCATTCGTAGCAGAACAACGCACCAAAGAAATCGGGATCCGGAAAGTTTTGGGTGCATCCGTTGCAAATTTATGGCAAATGCTTTCCATGGATTTTGTGTCGCTTGTAGTCGTTTCATGTCTCATTTCCATTCCGTTGGCCTGGTATTTCATGAACGGCTGGCTGGAAAAATACAAGTACCACACCGAGATTTCCTGGTGGATTTTTGCAGCAACGGGAGCTGGGGCATTAACAATTACTTTGCTCACTGTAAGTTATCAGGCGATCAGAGCAGCCTTGATGAATCCGGTGAAAAGTTTGAGATCGGAATAA
- a CDS encoding ABC transporter permease, giving the protein MIKNYFKIAFRNLVKNKVYSGINILGLSVGMSVAILIGLWINDELSSNKHHKNYETLYQVKMHQTFDGRRGTQDAIPFPLGNELKTKYPDFKAVAMCDWGSDRSLVVGSQKFLKSGHFIGEDAIDMFSINVLNGDKDPLKEPYSIVLNQETAEALFGKRDPIGKTIRMDNAVDLKVTAVVAKQPKNATLQFDYLIPWNLQVKIYDWMKNQDSNWGNNSYQVFVQLKPGVSPQKTDTKIKNVVLSHFQNDQLMMKSIKPALFIHPMSKWRLYSDFTNGINSGGFIKYVRLFGIFGIFILVIACINFMNLSTARSEKRAKEVGVRKAVGSGREQLIAQFLSESLLIAFIALLFSIVLVVITLPYFNRLTEKLLVLEFGNPVLWGLMLVFTLFTGLLAGSYPALYLSSFNPVKILKGVFRVGKNASLPRQVLVVIQFSFSIVLMIGTIIIYQQIQHGKNRPIGFNNKGLISIGATRNLMTSFEPLSNELLASEVVTSICKTNSPPTDIQSNNSGWEWQGSTPNDKSVIFSTIATSYDYIKTMGIKLKDGRDFSKEFATDSSGVMLNEAAVKRTGLKDPVGQIMKWNGKDRRVVGIIPDMTLESPFRAVSPLTVVFEKDWVSYICIRINPDVSPSVALKKIEPIINRYNPGFPFDYKFADSEYAKKFNYEELIGNLSAIISLLAIFISCLGLFGLASFMAEQRTKEIGIRKVLGASVATLWGLLSKEFVKLVVISFLIASPIAYYGMTKWLEDYKSYMIRIQPWVFIAVLILLVFITLLTVSYKAIRSALMNPVKSLRTE; this is encoded by the coding sequence ATGATCAAAAATTATTTTAAAATCGCCTTTCGAAACCTTGTGAAAAACAAGGTTTATTCTGGTATTAACATATTAGGCCTTTCTGTCGGAATGTCTGTGGCAATTCTGATTGGCCTCTGGATCAATGATGAATTGTCTTCCAATAAACACCATAAAAATTACGAAACGCTTTACCAGGTCAAAATGCACCAGACCTTCGATGGACGGAGAGGTACACAGGATGCCATTCCATTTCCATTGGGGAATGAATTGAAAACGAAATATCCTGATTTTAAAGCAGTTGCCATGTGTGACTGGGGTTCAGACAGGTCTTTGGTAGTTGGCAGCCAAAAATTTCTCAAAAGCGGGCATTTTATAGGAGAGGATGCCATCGACATGTTCTCAATCAATGTATTAAATGGTGACAAAGATCCATTGAAAGAGCCTTACTCCATTGTGCTCAACCAGGAAACTGCTGAGGCACTTTTTGGAAAACGGGACCCGATCGGTAAAACGATAAGAATGGATAATGCTGTGGATTTGAAAGTGACGGCCGTTGTGGCTAAGCAACCTAAAAATGCAACCTTACAATTTGACTATCTGATCCCGTGGAATTTGCAGGTAAAAATATATGACTGGATGAAAAACCAGGATTCCAATTGGGGAAATAATTCTTACCAGGTTTTTGTGCAGCTTAAACCTGGAGTATCTCCGCAAAAAACGGATACTAAAATTAAAAATGTGGTTTTGAGTCATTTTCAAAATGACCAGCTGATGATGAAGTCAATAAAACCGGCGCTTTTTATTCATCCAATGTCTAAATGGAGGTTATATTCTGATTTTACAAATGGAATAAATTCTGGCGGATTTATAAAGTATGTGCGGCTGTTCGGCATTTTCGGGATATTCATTTTAGTGATTGCCTGTATCAATTTCATGAACCTAAGCACTGCACGGTCCGAAAAAAGAGCCAAAGAAGTAGGAGTCAGGAAAGCAGTAGGTTCGGGACGGGAACAACTCATTGCTCAGTTTTTAAGCGAGTCTCTTCTGATTGCTTTTATAGCATTACTTTTTAGTATTGTGCTGGTTGTCATTACCTTGCCTTATTTCAATAGACTAACCGAAAAACTGCTTGTCCTTGAATTTGGTAATCCGGTTTTATGGGGACTTATGTTGGTCTTCACGCTATTTACCGGCCTTTTGGCAGGCAGTTACCCTGCACTTTATCTGTCGTCGTTTAATCCTGTGAAAATTCTTAAAGGAGTGTTTCGGGTAGGGAAAAACGCATCGCTGCCACGCCAGGTGCTGGTTGTTATCCAGTTTTCTTTTTCGATTGTACTGATGATCGGCACTATCATCATTTACCAGCAGATACAACATGGCAAAAACCGTCCGATTGGCTTTAACAATAAGGGATTGATCTCAATTGGCGCAACCAGAAACCTGATGACCAGTTTTGAACCGCTTAGCAACGAATTACTTGCCTCGGAAGTAGTAACCTCTATTTGCAAAACCAATTCGCCACCAACAGATATTCAGAGTAATAACAGTGGCTGGGAATGGCAGGGATCTACGCCGAATGACAAAAGTGTGATCTTTTCTACGATCGCTACAAGTTATGATTATATCAAAACAATGGGAATTAAACTGAAAGATGGGCGCGATTTTTCCAAAGAATTTGCCACGGATTCATCAGGAGTAATGCTCAATGAAGCTGCTGTAAAACGAACAGGGCTCAAAGATCCGGTTGGGCAGATAATGAAATGGAATGGGAAAGATCGCCGTGTAGTGGGAATTATTCCTGATATGACATTGGAATCGCCTTTTCGGGCTGTATCACCATTGACAGTCGTTTTTGAAAAAGATTGGGTAAGCTATATATGTATCCGAATAAACCCGGATGTTTCTCCATCTGTTGCATTGAAGAAAATTGAGCCTATTATTAATCGTTACAACCCGGGCTTCCCATTCGACTACAAGTTCGCAGATAGCGAATATGCCAAAAAATTCAATTATGAAGAACTGATAGGAAATCTTTCTGCCATTATTTCCCTGCTGGCGATTTTCATATCCTGCCTGGGCTTATTCGGCCTGGCATCGTTCATGGCCGAACAACGTACCAAAGAGATCGGAATACGTAAAGTGTTGGGAGCCAGTGTTGCTACGCTTTGGGGTTTGCTTTCAAAAGAATTTGTAAAACTGGTTGTTATTTCCTTTTTAATCGCATCACCTATTGCCTATTACGGAATGACCAAATGGCTGGAAGATTATAAAAGTTACATGATCAGGATACAGCCATGGGTATTTATAGCTGTACTTATTTTACTGGTATTCATCACCTTGCTCACTGTTAGTTACAAAGCAATAAGGTCGGCATTGATGAACCCCGTAAAAAGTTTGAGAACGGAATAA